A window of Longimicrobiales bacterium contains these coding sequences:
- a CDS encoding DPP IV N-terminal domain-containing protein, producing the protein MRRNPHSFSLLALLALLPAAGASTPTHAQSAADVTPRRALAQPALSPDGAEVAFVSGGDIWAVPSNGGTARLLVSHEATESRPLYSPDGRQLAFVSNRGGSDDLFVLELETGAVNRLTWSDAAESLDTWSHDGQWLYFTTTAGDIGGMTDVQKVSIAGGTPVLVSGDPATPEYFAAPSPDGRAVAMSARARMGFSQWWRNGHSHIDEAELWLLDATGSSYTRVSEPGTKNLWPLWADGGRALVFMSDRNGAENLWIQALADGSARPLTTFTSGRVLWPSLGNSGNTVVFERDFGIWRLDLAPGAEPRPLQITLRGAAQGPTTEHLTLSSGYSDLALSPDGKKIAFVARGNVFAAPADASAPAQQVTATPAPEEDVTWAPDSRRIAYTSRRDGTPRVYVYDFGSGEERAIGSGEAVQATPRFSPDGNRLAWVRDGRELIVADLQNGSERVVATGHMWKAPFTMARPLAWSPDGRWLAYFATDARMFTHVHVVPADGSQPAQRISQLANSFAGSLAWAPDGTALYFDTQHRTENGQIARIDLVARTPEFVESRWRSLFEQETPGESNDTARTRRPQSQSDAAVDSVVVEIELDGIHRRLELLPLGVDAGPLTFAPDGKTVVFQASAEGQTNLYSFSLDPLADERPVAKQLTSTPGSKGLAHFTPDGKTIFYLDRGRVQSVGIDGQNAKPVAVNAEMDVDFDREKLEVFDQGWSYLRDHFYDPEMHGSDWDEVRARFAPYVAGAETRQELERLMNLMVGELNASHLGHNEPTGRSAETGRIGVNLEPGPLEQGLHRVTSLVPLGPAEVGGVRAGDYILAVNDQPLRAGENLDRLLERTVGDRVELRVATNPDGREARTIVVKPVSTSAEGGLRYREWVERNRAYVHDVSNGRLGYVHMADMGWPSLQQLIVDLDAENFGREGVVIDLRGNRGGFVNAYALDVFARRGYITMEIRGFPTAPARSILGQRALEAPTALVIDLNSLSDAEDFTEGYRALGLGPIIGEPTAGWIIYTWNLQLVDGSSFRMPRSRIRGAAGDDMELYPRPVDVHVARPLGEGLSDGDRQLDAAVRALLGG; encoded by the coding sequence ATGCGACGCAATCCGCACTCGTTCTCCCTGCTCGCGCTGCTCGCCCTTCTGCCAGCGGCTGGAGCATCGACACCGACGCACGCCCAGTCAGCCGCCGACGTGACCCCGCGCCGCGCCCTCGCCCAGCCTGCACTGTCACCCGACGGCGCGGAGGTGGCATTCGTGTCCGGTGGCGATATCTGGGCGGTCCCGTCCAACGGCGGAACAGCTCGCCTGCTGGTGAGTCACGAGGCGACGGAATCGCGGCCGCTCTACTCGCCGGATGGACGCCAGCTCGCGTTCGTCTCGAATCGCGGTGGCAGTGACGACCTGTTCGTGCTCGAGCTCGAGACCGGCGCAGTCAACCGGCTGACGTGGAGTGATGCCGCGGAATCGCTCGATACCTGGTCGCACGACGGACAGTGGCTGTACTTCACGACCACCGCGGGCGACATCGGTGGCATGACGGACGTGCAGAAGGTGAGCATTGCGGGTGGCACGCCGGTTCTCGTGTCCGGCGATCCGGCGACGCCCGAGTACTTCGCTGCGCCGTCGCCCGACGGCCGCGCGGTTGCGATGAGCGCCCGCGCGCGCATGGGCTTCTCGCAGTGGTGGCGCAACGGCCACAGCCACATCGATGAAGCCGAGCTCTGGCTGCTGGATGCGACGGGCTCGTCGTACACGCGCGTCTCGGAGCCGGGCACCAAGAACCTCTGGCCGCTATGGGCCGATGGCGGCCGCGCGCTCGTGTTCATGTCGGACCGCAACGGTGCGGAGAATCTGTGGATACAAGCCCTGGCCGACGGTTCCGCGCGACCACTCACGACGTTCACCAGCGGTCGCGTCCTCTGGCCGTCACTCGGCAACAGCGGCAACACGGTCGTCTTCGAGCGCGACTTCGGCATCTGGCGCCTCGACCTCGCGCCAGGCGCCGAGCCGCGACCACTGCAGATCACGCTGCGTGGTGCCGCGCAGGGTCCGACGACGGAGCATCTCACGCTGTCTTCCGGCTATTCCGACCTCGCCCTGTCGCCCGACGGAAAGAAGATCGCGTTCGTCGCGCGCGGCAACGTGTTCGCGGCGCCGGCCGATGCGAGTGCGCCCGCGCAACAGGTCACGGCGACGCCCGCACCGGAGGAAGATGTCACCTGGGCACCGGACTCGCGGCGCATCGCGTACACGTCACGGCGGGACGGCACGCCGCGTGTGTACGTCTACGACTTCGGCAGCGGCGAGGAACGCGCGATCGGTTCCGGTGAAGCCGTGCAGGCGACGCCGCGCTTCTCACCCGACGGCAACCGCCTCGCCTGGGTGCGCGACGGCCGGGAGCTGATCGTCGCTGACCTGCAGAACGGCAGCGAGCGCGTCGTCGCGACCGGTCACATGTGGAAGGCGCCGTTCACGATGGCGCGGCCGCTTGCCTGGTCGCCGGACGGTCGCTGGCTCGCGTACTTCGCGACCGACGCCCGGATGTTCACCCACGTCCATGTCGTCCCGGCCGACGGCTCGCAGCCTGCTCAGCGCATCAGTCAGCTCGCGAACTCCTTCGCCGGCAGCCTGGCCTGGGCGCCGGACGGAACCGCCCTGTACTTCGATACGCAGCATCGCACGGAGAACGGCCAGATCGCGCGCATCGATCTCGTTGCCCGCACGCCGGAGTTCGTCGAGTCCCGGTGGCGCTCCCTTTTCGAACAGGAAACGCCCGGCGAAAGCAATGACACGGCCCGCACACGCCGCCCGCAGTCGCAGAGCGACGCCGCAGTCGACTCCGTCGTCGTAGAGATCGAGCTCGACGGGATCCACCGCCGGCTCGAGCTGCTGCCGCTCGGCGTGGATGCGGGGCCTCTCACCTTCGCACCCGACGGCAAGACTGTCGTCTTCCAGGCGAGCGCCGAGGGACAGACCAACCTGTACTCGTTCTCGCTCGACCCACTCGCCGATGAGCGCCCGGTCGCGAAGCAGCTCACGTCGACGCCGGGTAGCAAGGGCCTGGCGCACTTCACGCCGGACGGAAAGACCATCTTCTATCTCGACCGTGGCCGGGTTCAGTCCGTCGGAATCGATGGGCAGAACGCTAAACCGGTGGCCGTGAACGCCGAGATGGACGTCGACTTCGATCGCGAGAAGCTGGAGGTGTTCGACCAGGGGTGGAGCTACCTCCGCGATCACTTCTACGATCCGGAGATGCACGGCAGCGACTGGGACGAGGTGCGCGCGCGCTTCGCACCGTACGTCGCAGGCGCAGAGACACGCCAGGAGCTCGAGCGACTGATGAACCTCATGGTCGGCGAGCTGAACGCATCACACCTCGGGCACAACGAGCCGACCGGACGCAGTGCCGAGACAGGACGCATCGGCGTCAACCTGGAACCCGGTCCTCTCGAGCAGGGCCTTCATCGCGTTACGTCGCTGGTCCCTCTCGGGCCGGCGGAGGTCGGCGGCGTGCGAGCCGGCGATTACATCCTCGCCGTGAACGATCAGCCGCTGCGCGCTGGCGAGAACCTGGACCGGCTGCTCGAGCGCACCGTCGGCGATCGCGTGGAGCTGCGCGTGGCCACGAACCCCGACGGCCGTGAAGCACGCACCATCGTGGTCAAGCCTGTCTCCACGTCCGCCGAAGGCGGGCTGCGCTACCGCGAATGGGTCGAGCGCAACCGCGCATACGTGCACGACGTCAGCAACGGCAGACTCGGCTACGTCCACATGGCCGACATGGGCTGGCCATCGCTGCAACAGCTCATTGTCGATCTCGACGCCGAAAACTTCGGACGTGAGGGCGTCGTCATCGACCTGCGCGGCAACCGCGGTGGCTTCGTCAACGCGTATGCACTCGATGTGTTCGCGCGACGCGGCTACATCACGATGGAGATCCGCGGCTTCCCCACCGCACCGGCACGCAGCATCCTCGGCCAGCGCGCGCTGGAGGCACCGACTGCCCTCGTCATCGACCTGAACAGCCTGTCCGATGCGGAAGACTTCACCGAGGGCTACCGCGCCCTCGGCCTCGGACCCATCATCGGAGAGCCGACCGCCGGCTGGATCATCTACACCTGGAACCTCCAGCTCGTCGACGGCTCCTCGTTCCGGATGCCGCGCAGTCGCATCCGCGGTGCCGCCGGCGACGACATGGAATTGTATCCGCGCCCCGTGGACGTGCATGTCGCCAGGCCGCTGGGCGAGGGCCTGAGCGACGGGGACCGGCAGCTGGATGCTGCGGTGCGCGCGCTGCTCGGCGGGTGA
- a CDS encoding FAD-dependent oxidoreductase: protein MAEGGGANTGVDLQDGVPLGALAEGVPLAGHLGEEAILLVRRGDTVHAIGATCTHYGGPLAEGLIVGDTVRCPWHHACFSLRTGEALGAPALNPVATWTVEVRDGRAFVGGRQEAAPLSSRGRRSDVRGPVVIVGAGAAGSAAAEWLRREGFVGDIVLVDPDRDAPYDRPNLSKDYLQGTAPEEWIPLRPAGFYEEHRIERVSDAVSRIDRERRVVLLQSGVSLPYAALLLATGSTPRRLDVPGADREHVHTLRSLADSRSIIARAEKVGRVVIAGASFIGMEVAASLRQRGLDVSVVAPDRLPFERTLGEELGNLLLDVHRGHGVQFRLGRTIARIEDASVVLSDGEELGAELVIVGVGVDPDVRLATESGLDADNGVLVDEYLRTSDPHIYAAGDIARWPDARTGRRMRVEHWVVAQRQGQAAARNILGLAQAWTDVPFFWTTQFDASVRYVGHAPGLDGLRVESTSDGDGRAFRYIEGNTLHALATVSRDMLSLEVEADMESESRAAAGAR, encoded by the coding sequence ATGGCGGAGGGTGGCGGAGCGAACACGGGGGTGGATCTGCAGGACGGCGTACCGCTGGGCGCGCTGGCGGAGGGGGTCCCGCTGGCAGGGCACCTGGGCGAAGAGGCGATCCTGCTCGTGCGGCGGGGCGACACGGTGCATGCGATCGGCGCGACGTGCACGCACTACGGCGGGCCGCTGGCGGAGGGGCTGATCGTCGGGGACACGGTGCGCTGTCCGTGGCACCACGCGTGTTTCTCGTTGCGGACGGGCGAGGCGCTCGGTGCGCCGGCGCTGAACCCGGTGGCGACCTGGACGGTCGAGGTGCGCGACGGCCGCGCCTTTGTCGGCGGCAGGCAGGAAGCAGCGCCGCTGTCGTCGCGGGGCCGCCGCTCGGACGTGCGCGGTCCCGTGGTGATCGTCGGCGCGGGGGCCGCGGGCAGTGCGGCGGCGGAGTGGCTGCGTCGCGAGGGGTTCGTCGGCGACATCGTGCTGGTGGACCCGGATCGTGACGCGCCGTACGATCGGCCGAACCTGTCCAAGGACTATCTGCAGGGGACAGCACCGGAGGAATGGATCCCGCTCCGGCCTGCCGGCTTCTACGAGGAGCACCGGATCGAGCGCGTGAGCGATGCGGTAAGCCGCATCGACCGTGAGCGGCGAGTCGTACTGTTGCAGTCGGGTGTTTCCCTGCCCTACGCGGCGCTGCTGCTCGCAACCGGCTCGACGCCGCGGCGCCTGGACGTTCCTGGTGCGGACCGTGAGCACGTGCACACGCTGCGCTCGCTCGCGGACAGCCGCAGCATCATCGCGCGGGCCGAAAAGGTCGGCCGTGTGGTCATTGCGGGCGCCAGCTTCATCGGAATGGAAGTGGCGGCTTCGCTCCGGCAGCGCGGGCTGGACGTCTCCGTCGTCGCACCGGACCGGCTGCCCTTCGAGCGCACGCTGGGTGAGGAGCTGGGCAACCTTCTGCTCGATGTGCACCGCGGGCATGGTGTGCAGTTCCGGCTCGGCCGCACGATCGCGCGTATCGAGGATGCTTCGGTCGTGTTGAGCGACGGCGAGGAGCTGGGAGCGGAGCTGGTGATCGTGGGTGTGGGAGTGGATCCCGACGTGAGGCTTGCGACCGAGTCGGGCCTCGACGCAGACAACGGCGTTCTCGTGGACGAGTACCTGCGCACGTCGGATCCGCACATCTACGCGGCCGGCGACATCGCGCGCTGGCCGGATGCGCGCACCGGGCGTCGCATGCGGGTGGAGCACTGGGTCGTCGCGCAGCGGCAGGGTCAGGCGGCAGCGCGCAACATCCTGGGGCTGGCTCAGGCCTGGACGGATGTCCCGTTCTTCTGGACCACGCAGTTCGACGCCAGCGTGCGGTACGTGGGGCATGCGCCCGGCCTGGACGGTTTGCGTGTCGAGAGCACGTCGGACGGCGATGGCCGCGCGTTCCGCTACATCGAGGGGAACACGCTGCATGCGCTCGCAACGGTCTCCCGTGACATGCTGAGCCTGGAAGTGGAAGCGGACATGGAGAGCGAGTCGCGAGCCGCGGCGGGTGCGCGATGA
- the folE gene encoding GTP cyclohydrolase I FolE — protein MSVDVVAALRPGANGTAPDAPADRTQRAAELIHELLTVLGEDPEREGLRSTPERAARALQWLTRGYASSAEKVVGSGVFEERHDSMVLVRSIELYSLCEHHMLPFYGQAHVAYIPNGRIIGLSKLARIVDVFARRLQVQERLTDQIADALESVLHPRGVGVIIEARHLCMMMRGVEKQNSMTLTSALRGSFADCQMTRDEFLRLATR, from the coding sequence ATGAGCGTCGACGTCGTCGCCGCGCTGCGGCCGGGTGCGAATGGCACCGCGCCGGACGCGCCTGCGGACCGTACGCAGCGCGCCGCGGAGCTGATCCACGAGCTGCTCACGGTCCTGGGCGAGGATCCGGAACGCGAGGGGCTGCGCAGCACGCCGGAGCGTGCGGCGCGTGCACTGCAGTGGCTCACGCGCGGCTATGCGAGCTCGGCGGAAAAGGTCGTGGGCAGCGGCGTGTTCGAGGAGCGCCACGACTCGATGGTACTGGTCCGCAGCATCGAGCTGTACTCGCTGTGCGAGCATCACATGCTGCCGTTCTACGGGCAGGCACACGTCGCCTACATCCCGAACGGCCGGATCATCGGACTTTCCAAGCTGGCCCGGATCGTCGACGTGTTCGCGCGCAGGCTGCAGGTGCAGGAGCGGCTGACGGACCAGATCGCCGATGCACTGGAATCCGTGCTGCACCCGCGGGGCGTGGGTGTCATCATCGAGGCGCGCCACCTCTGCATGATGATGCGGGGCGTGGAGAAGCAGAACTCGATGACGCTGACGAGCGCGCTGCGCGGCTCGTTTGCGGACTGCCAGATGACCCGCGACGAATTCCTCCGGCTGGCGACGCGGTAG
- a CDS encoding peptidoglycan recognition family protein gives MSEAIRTRTHSPLLLAAAVLAGCTTRAPAASPAAYEHELPPSAIPHASWDATPPLGHAADATRRNLRAGDELAFRDMTVSVLATSVDSTSDSDPVDVVRLRLAQDGATEERTVHEGAAFNWNGYHVAVVAVYGPGELGAGLVALELATLASLPPAVAQSAVAGGAELRLRIPHRITHVTLHHSGSAEPLRPSDDPVAKLRGLQSWGASDRNWWDVPYHFLIDLSGRVYEGRDWRYMGETNTDYNPAGHFLISVIGNYGLQEPTKAQIEAIADLMAWAVERFDVPLDRIGGHYDYAQTSCPGEHLRALLEDGTFRRLVEERLGS, from the coding sequence ATGAGCGAAGCCATTCGAACCCGGACACACTCCCCGCTGCTGCTGGCGGCCGCAGTGCTTGCGGGCTGTACGACGCGCGCCCCCGCGGCGAGCCCTGCTGCCTACGAGCACGAGCTGCCGCCGTCGGCGATACCACACGCGTCGTGGGACGCTACGCCGCCGCTCGGTCATGCGGCCGACGCGACGCGGCGCAACCTGCGCGCGGGCGATGAGCTCGCCTTCCGCGACATGACGGTGAGTGTCCTGGCGACGAGCGTCGATTCCACGAGCGACTCGGATCCTGTTGACGTCGTGCGGCTGCGGCTGGCGCAGGACGGTGCCACCGAAGAGCGCACCGTTCACGAAGGTGCGGCGTTCAACTGGAACGGCTACCACGTTGCGGTGGTCGCGGTCTACGGCCCGGGCGAGCTCGGTGCCGGCCTCGTCGCGCTCGAGCTAGCCACGCTGGCCTCGCTGCCCCCGGCGGTTGCGCAGTCCGCAGTCGCGGGCGGTGCCGAGCTGCGGTTGCGGATACCGCACCGCATCACGCACGTGACGCTGCACCACAGCGGCAGTGCCGAGCCACTGCGTCCGTCGGATGACCCCGTCGCGAAGCTGCGTGGCCTCCAGTCCTGGGGCGCCTCGGACCGCAACTGGTGGGACGTGCCGTATCATTTCCTGATCGACCTGTCGGGACGCGTCTACGAGGGCCGCGACTGGCGCTACATGGGCGAGACCAACACCGACTACAACCCGGCGGGCCATTTCCTGATCAGCGTGATCGGCAACTACGGCCTGCAGGAGCCCACCAAGGCGCAGATCGAAGCGATCGCGGATCTCATGGCTTGGGCCGTGGAGCGTTTCGACGTGCCGCTCGACCGGATCGGCGGTCATTACGATTACGCGCAGACGAGCTGTCCGGGCGAGCACCTGCGCGCACTGCTGGAGGACGGCACGTTCCGGAGGCTGGTAGAGGAGCGGCTGGGGTCCTGA